In Parus major isolate Abel chromosome 1, Parus_major1.1, whole genome shotgun sequence, the following proteins share a genomic window:
- the LOC107209537 gene encoding RISC-loading complex subunit TARBP2-like, which translates to MGPAGTAAAAGGGYGRRREGGRRPALPRRRRDLPDPVAVAVPTLGCGCPCRCPQELVVQKGWRLPEYTVTQESGPAHRKEFTMTCRVERFVEIGSGTSKKLAKRNAAAKMLVRIHNVPMEPRDGSEAEGEEDQFNMTCPRLEGLRGRAPGCTWDSLRNSAGEKLGQLRSRGAA; encoded by the exons ATGGGGCCGGCGGGCACCGCCGCTGCCGCCGGAGGAGGCTACGGCcggaggagggagggagggaggcggCCCGCACTGCCGAGGCGGAGGAGGGACTTGCCGGA CCCTGTCGCTGTCGCTGTCCCCACGCTGGGGTGTGGCTGTCCCTGTcgctgtccccaggagctggtggTGCAGAAGGGCTGGCGCCTGCCCGAGTACACGGTGACGCAGGAGTCGGGGCCGGCGCACCGCAAGGAGTTCACCATGACGTGCCGCGTGGAGAGATTCGTGGAGATCG GCAGCGGCACCTCCAAGAAGCTGGCCAAGCGCAACGCGGCCGCCAAGATGTTGGTGCGGATCCACAACGTGCCCATGGAGCCGCGGGATGGCAGCGAGGCCGAGGGCGAGGAGGACCAGTTCAACATG ACGTGCCCGCGGCTGGAGGGGCTGCGGGGCCGCGCCCCCGGCTGCACCTGGGACTCGCTGCGCAACTCGGCGGGCGAGAAGCTGGGCCAGCTGCGGAGCCGGGGAGCGGCC